A section of the Methanocaldococcus sp. FS406-22 genome encodes:
- a CDS encoding methanogenesis marker 12 protein produces the protein MITVGIDHGTSGITTCIKDNDKKIIFKLKRTELKEKSYLEELKKHIPLENIDLVALTYSMGDGINKILPIEKVKNRGVLSIEGAGEKVGGGTKVYDEIKESGLPAIVIPGLHRGIECLDERFRALYSHIASPEKVSIAYYAHKLFGFNDFVLSDISSNTVTLLIKNGKIFGGFDACIGAIGMLHGPIDLEMIRDIDAGKITANEAFSKAGAVKIAKLYKGVENTKEEIINNYFNDENCRLAVDSLILSVSMEINSLLPLLNKNKRRVVLAGSIGTLRDPIDIPKRIKEFVDAKIFALYGESGAIGGALIAEDILKGKRDILGIEVEFK, from the coding sequence ATGATAACCGTTGGAATAGACCATGGAACATCTGGAATAACCACATGCATAAAAGATAACGATAAAAAGATAATATTTAAACTAAAAAGGACTGAGCTTAAAGAAAAATCTTACTTAGAAGAGTTGAAAAAACATATTCCATTGGAAAATATTGATTTGGTTGCTCTAACCTATTCCATGGGAGATGGCATAAACAAAATTTTACCAATAGAGAAGGTTAAAAATAGAGGAGTTTTAAGCATTGAAGGAGCTGGAGAGAAGGTTGGAGGGGGAACAAAGGTTTATGATGAGATTAAAGAATCTGGATTGCCAGCTATAGTTATTCCAGGATTGCATAGAGGAATAGAATGCTTAGATGAGAGATTTAGAGCATTATATTCTCACATTGCATCCCCTGAAAAGGTATCAATTGCTTATTATGCACACAAACTATTTGGATTTAATGATTTTGTTTTATCCGATATCTCTTCAAATACTGTAACTTTATTGATAAAAAACGGTAAGATTTTTGGAGGATTTGATGCGTGTATTGGGGCTATTGGAATGTTACACGGCCCAATAGATTTAGAGATGATTAGAGATATAGATGCTGGGAAAATTACAGCAAATGAAGCATTTTCTAAAGCTGGAGCTGTTAAAATAGCCAAGCTCTATAAAGGTGTTGAGAACACTAAGGAGGAGATAATTAACAACTATTTTAATGATGAAAATTGTAGACTGGCAGTTGATAGCTTAATTTTAAGTGTTTCTATGGAAATTAACAGCTTATTACCACTTTTAAATAAAAATAAAAGAAGAGTGGTTTTAGCAGGCTCTATAGGAACTTTAAGGGACCCAATAGATATCCCAAAAAGAATTAAGGAATTTGTTGATGCAAAGATATTTGCTTTATATGGAGAAAGTGGGGCAATTGGAGGAGCTCTAATAGCTGAAGATATCTTAAAAGGAAAAAGGGATATTTTAGGTATAGAAGTTGAGTTTAAGTGA
- a CDS encoding flippase, with protein MSLGKDSIYILLSNIYSKGMAYLFYFITAFLLGTEAFGILKGLMPIVDTLTIFFSSGIPPAIAKFLAEEKEANINKYIPILYLMILFSIFGFILTPYVKYILGGHYLNLDNSLYLAIGFCVVASTLIAFSRGILQGLLKIKYLSLTWIVEYTVKVILVFILTLYFGIFGSLLSISLSYLIAGIFGVYLIYKALKGKFDFKKLIDIKDITKNIFSNFNLDILKYSVPIALTSSSYRLFGDIDNIVIMSIMGGFWSGIYGYSSLISRGIFMFASAVSIPLLPRISKTKDLSLLKEGIIQNTIFSSIFVLGCLFFPEIPLIAFFKIANPEGILCLRILAISSLFMSYYTLISSALQGLGYAKISFYIILFGLVLNIVLNLILVNAYGIVGGSLATLITSITVFLIGVFAILRIKKHK; from the coding sequence ATGAGTTTGGGTAAGGATAGCATTTACATATTACTGTCAAATATATACTCAAAGGGAATGGCATATCTATTTTATTTTATAACTGCATTTTTGTTAGGAACTGAGGCATTTGGAATTTTAAAAGGTTTAATGCCAATAGTTGATACTCTAACAATATTTTTCTCTTCTGGCATTCCTCCAGCTATAGCAAAATTTTTAGCTGAAGAAAAAGAAGCAAATATTAACAAATATATCCCAATATTATATTTAATGATTTTGTTTTCAATTTTTGGGTTTATTCTAACCCCCTATGTAAAATATATATTAGGAGGGCATTATTTAAATTTAGATAACTCTTTATACTTAGCAATTGGGTTTTGTGTTGTAGCTTCAACATTAATTGCCTTTTCGAGAGGAATACTACAAGGATTGTTAAAGATTAAATATCTATCACTTACATGGATTGTTGAATATACAGTAAAGGTTATCTTAGTTTTTATTTTGACTTTATATTTTGGAATTTTTGGCTCTTTATTATCAATATCCTTATCTTATTTAATAGCAGGGATTTTTGGAGTTTATTTGATTTATAAGGCATTAAAAGGGAAATTCGATTTTAAAAAATTAATTGACATAAAAGATATAACAAAAAACATCTTTTCAAACTTTAACTTAGATATTTTAAAATACTCAGTCCCTATTGCTTTAACTTCATCATCCTACAGATTATTTGGAGATATTGATAACATTGTTATAATGTCTATTATGGGAGGATTTTGGAGTGGGATTTATGGCTATTCCTCCTTAATTTCAAGAGGAATATTTATGTTTGCTTCGGCTGTTAGCATCCCCCTCCTTCCAAGAATATCTAAGACAAAGGATTTAAGCTTATTAAAAGAAGGAATCATCCAAAATACTATCTTTTCATCAATTTTTGTTTTGGGTTGTTTGTTTTTCCCTGAAATTCCATTGATAGCATTTTTTAAAATAGCTAATCCAGAAGGAATTTTATGCCTAAGAATTTTAGCAATCTCTTCTTTATTTATGAGCTACTATACTTTAATATCCTCTGCCCTTCAAGGTTTGGGATATGCAAAAATTTCTTTCTACATAATTCTATTTGGGTTGGTGTTAAACATTGTTTTAAATTTAATTTTGGTAAATGCTTATGGAATCGTTGGAGGTAGCTTAGCCACTTTAATAACATCAATAACTGTCTTCTTAATTGGTGTTTTTGCTATTTTAAGAATAAAAAAGCATAAATAA
- the carB gene encoding carbamoyl-phosphate synthase large subunit codes for METIEKVMVFGSGPIVIGQAAEFDFSGSQACKALKEEGIYTILVNSNPATIQTDTDMADKVYLEPLHPTIVEKIIEKERPDAILPTMGGQTGLNLALELHRRGILDKYGIKLLGSNIKTIEIAEDRELFAEAMAEINEPVTKCKAVNSVDEAIEFAEEIGYPVIVRPAFTLGGTGGGIAHNKEELMDIASKGLKYSIIHQVLIDESVLGWKEFELEVMRDRKDTCIIVCGMENIDPMGIHTGESIVVSPIQTLPDEFYQKLRNAAIKIIRHLGIEGGCNIQFAVNKEMTEYRVIEVNPRVSRSSALASKATGYPIARIAAKIAIGKTLDEILNDVTKETPASFEPTLDYVVVKIPRWPFDKFKTVDKRLGTSMKSTGEVMAIGRSFEEALQKAIRSLDIGRFGLIGDGKDKDYSDEEIEEILKNPTDERIFVIAKALEKGWSVEKIVELTDIDEFFIKKIKNIVDMKKELEKLKEDEELDIYKLSIKAEKL; via the coding sequence ATGGAAACTATTGAAAAGGTAATGGTTTTTGGTTCTGGGCCGATAGTTATTGGACAGGCAGCAGAGTTCGATTTTTCAGGTTCTCAGGCATGTAAAGCTTTGAAGGAAGAGGGAATTTATACTATTTTAGTTAATTCTAACCCAGCTACTATCCAAACAGATACAGATATGGCAGATAAGGTTTATTTAGAGCCGTTACATCCAACAATTGTTGAAAAGATTATTGAGAAAGAGAGACCAGATGCTATTTTACCAACAATGGGTGGGCAGACAGGGCTTAACTTAGCTTTAGAGTTGCATAGAAGAGGGATTTTAGACAAATATGGGATAAAACTCCTTGGTTCAAATATAAAGACAATTGAGATAGCAGAGGATAGAGAGCTTTTTGCTGAGGCAATGGCTGAAATTAATGAGCCAGTTACAAAGTGTAAGGCAGTTAATTCTGTTGATGAGGCAATAGAGTTTGCTGAAGAGATTGGATATCCAGTTATTGTAAGACCAGCATTTACCTTAGGAGGAACTGGAGGGGGAATTGCCCACAACAAAGAGGAGTTAATGGATATTGCTTCAAAGGGTTTAAAATACTCTATAATCCACCAAGTTTTGATTGATGAGAGCGTCTTAGGATGGAAGGAGTTTGAGCTTGAGGTTATGAGGGATAGAAAAGATACATGTATAATTGTCTGTGGTATGGAAAACATAGACCCAATGGGGATACACACTGGAGAGAGTATTGTTGTCTCTCCTATCCAAACATTGCCAGATGAGTTTTATCAAAAGCTAAGAAATGCGGCTATAAAGATTATAAGGCATTTAGGAATTGAGGGAGGTTGTAATATACAATTTGCTGTAAATAAGGAAATGACTGAGTATAGAGTTATAGAGGTAAATCCAAGAGTTTCAAGAAGTTCTGCTTTAGCAAGTAAAGCTACTGGCTACCCAATAGCAAGGATAGCAGCTAAAATAGCTATTGGTAAAACATTGGATGAGATATTAAACGATGTCACAAAGGAGACACCAGCAAGCTTTGAACCAACTTTGGATTATGTTGTTGTAAAAATCCCAAGATGGCCGTTTGATAAGTTTAAGACAGTTGATAAGAGATTAGGAACAAGTATGAAATCTACTGGAGAGGTTATGGCTATAGGTAGGAGTTTTGAAGAAGCTTTACAAAAGGCAATTAGAAGTTTGGACATTGGAAGATTTGGTTTAATTGGAGATGGAAAGGATAAAGATTACAGTGATGAAGAGATAGAAGAGATATTGAAAAATCCAACAGATGAGAGGATTTTTGTTATTGCTAAGGCATTAGAAAAAGGATGGAGTGTTGAAAAAATAGTTGAGCTAACGGATATTGATGAATTCTTCATTAAGAAGATTAAGAATATTGTTGATATGAAGAAAGAGCTTGAAAAATTAAAAGAAGATGAGGAGTTAGATATTTATAAGCTAAGCATTAAAGCAGAAAAACTATAA
- the gltX gene encoding glutamate--tRNA ligase, with product MEEKILAIALRNAIKYNGKANPKAVLGIFLSENPEYRSKAKEILPIVEKVVEDVNKLPLDEIKKKLEELGEDAKKKEKKERDLELPNVKDKVVMRFAPNPSGPLHIGHARAAVLNDYFVKKYGGKLILRLEDTDPKRVLPEAYDMIKEDLDWLGVKVDEVVIQSDRIELYYEYGRKLIEMGKAYVCDCNPEEFRELRNKGIPCKCRERAVEDNLELWEKMLNGELENVAVRLKTDIKHKNPSIRDFPIFRIEKTPHPRTGDKYCVYPLMNFSVPVDDYLLGMTHVLRGKDHIVNTEKQAYIYKYFGWEMPEFIHYGILKIEDIVLSTSAMYKGIKEGLYSGWDDVRLGTLRALRRRGIKPEAIYEIMKRIGIKQADVKFSWENLYAINKELIDKDARRFFFVWNPKKLVIEGADKKVLKLRMHPDRPEFGERELIFDGEVYVVGDELEENKMYRLMELFNIVVEKVDDIALAKYHSDDFKIARKNKAKIIHWIPVKDSVKVKVLMPNGEIKEGFAEKDFKMVEVDDIIQFERFGFVRIDKKDDEIVCCYAHR from the coding sequence ATGGAAGAGAAGATTTTGGCTATTGCATTAAGAAATGCTATCAAATATAATGGAAAGGCAAATCCAAAGGCAGTTTTAGGGATATTTTTGTCAGAAAATCCAGAATATAGGAGTAAAGCTAAAGAAATACTGCCAATTGTGGAGAAGGTCGTTGAAGATGTTAATAAACTACCACTGGATGAGATAAAGAAAAAACTAGAGGAGTTAGGAGAAGATGCTAAAAAGAAAGAAAAAAAGGAGAGAGATTTAGAATTACCAAACGTTAAAGATAAGGTGGTTATGAGATTTGCTCCTAATCCATCTGGCCCTTTACACATAGGACATGCAAGAGCTGCAGTTCTAAACGACTACTTTGTTAAAAAATATGGTGGAAAGTTAATTTTAAGATTAGAGGATACAGACCCAAAGAGAGTTCTGCCAGAAGCTTATGATATGATTAAAGAAGATTTGGATTGGCTGGGGGTTAAAGTTGATGAAGTAGTTATACAATCAGATAGGATAGAGCTTTATTATGAATATGGTAGAAAATTAATTGAGATGGGAAAAGCCTATGTTTGTGATTGTAATCCAGAAGAGTTTAGAGAATTGAGAAATAAAGGAATTCCATGTAAGTGTAGGGAGAGAGCTGTTGAAGATAACTTAGAGCTTTGGGAAAAAATGCTAAATGGAGAGCTTGAAAATGTAGCTGTAAGATTAAAAACAGATATAAAGCACAAAAACCCATCAATCAGAGATTTTCCAATATTTAGAATTGAAAAAACACCTCACCCAAGAACTGGAGATAAATACTGTGTATATCCTTTAATGAACTTCTCAGTGCCAGTTGATGATTATTTATTAGGAATGACCCACGTTTTGAGAGGAAAAGACCACATTGTAAATACTGAAAAGCAAGCTTATATTTACAAATATTTTGGCTGGGAAATGCCAGAATTCATTCACTATGGAATTTTAAAGATAGAGGATATTGTTTTAAGCACCTCAGCTATGTATAAAGGAATTAAAGAAGGGCTTTATAGTGGATGGGACGATGTTAGGTTAGGTACTTTGAGAGCTTTAAGAAGAAGGGGGATTAAACCAGAGGCAATATATGAAATAATGAAGAGGATAGGAATTAAACAAGCAGATGTTAAATTTTCTTGGGAGAATTTATATGCCATAAATAAAGAGCTTATAGATAAAGACGCAAGAAGATTTTTCTTTGTCTGGAATCCAAAGAAGCTTGTTATTGAAGGAGCTGATAAAAAAGTTTTAAAGCTTAGAATGCATCCAGATAGACCAGAGTTTGGTGAAAGAGAGTTAATATTTGACGGAGAAGTTTATGTTGTTGGAGATGAGTTAGAGGAAAACAAGATGTATAGATTGATGGAGCTATTTAATATAGTTGTTGAGAAGGTTGATGACATTGCATTAGCTAAGTATCACTCAGATGACTTTAAAATAGCAAGGAAAAATAAAGCCAAAATTATACACTGGATTCCTGTAAAAGATAGTGTAAAGGTTAAAGTTTTAATGCCTAATGGAGAGATAAAGGAAGGCTTTGCTGAAAAGGACTTTAAAATGGTAGAGGTTGATGATATTATTCAGTTTGAGAGATTCGGGTTTGTAAGAATTGACAAAAAAGATGATGAGATAGTTTGTTGCTATGCACATAGATAA
- a CDS encoding DUF4258 domain-containing protein, translated as MEIYLTEHAKLRLKERNIELNEVVNIIKNPKMKFYDIRNRHLIAIGEREKKEGHYLIIAYDRVREGVEVVTVIDTSKSLEKIVSNRVNNARWIRL; from the coding sequence ATGGAGATTTATCTAACCGAACATGCAAAATTAAGGTTAAAAGAAAGAAATATTGAACTTAATGAAGTCGTTAATATAATAAAGAATCCTAAGATGAAATTTTATGATATAAGAAATAGACATTTGATAGCAATTGGAGAAAGGGAGAAAAAAGAAGGGCATTATTTAATAATTGCCTACGATAGAGTTAGGGAAGGTGTTGAAGTTGTTACAGTTATAGATACAAGTAAAAGTTTAGAAAAGATTGTTTCAAATAGAGTAAATAATGCGAGGTGGATTAGATTATGA
- the mtxX gene encoding methanogenesis marker protein Mmp4/MtxX, whose protein sequence is MYAIGIGDNKKEVLKAYEKLKEEGVEVELIDNPKLLVDKLINGEIEGAVRGSLSSSKVILYLRERIGKFYRASVLKNPFTNEIFLLSPVGIDDISEDKNERIKDKIRIIEFASKFLKNHNIEPKVAVLSGGRLGDLGRNKVVDETIYEAEEIVKHFKGNLDIIHNGILIEEYLKDGYNIIIAIDGITGNIIFRCLGLVCKIPGYGAVILSDKDINFIDTSRNANWERYYNAVKFLSAHKDKAPYCILK, encoded by the coding sequence ATGTATGCTATAGGCATAGGAGATAATAAAAAAGAAGTTTTAAAAGCTTATGAAAAATTAAAAGAAGAAGGAGTAGAAGTTGAATTAATTGACAATCCAAAACTTTTAGTAGATAAATTAATAAATGGAGAAATAGAGGGGGCCGTTAGGGGCTCTTTATCATCTTCAAAAGTAATTCTCTATTTAAGAGAAAGAATAGGAAAATTTTATAGAGCATCCGTTTTAAAGAATCCATTTACCAATGAAATTTTTTTACTATCCCCAGTAGGGATTGATGATATATCAGAAGATAAAAATGAAAGAATAAAAGACAAAATAAGGATTATAGAATTTGCATCTAAGTTTTTAAAAAATCATAATATTGAACCAAAAGTTGCTGTCCTTTCTGGAGGAAGATTAGGGGATTTAGGAAGAAATAAAGTAGTGGATGAAACAATATATGAAGCAGAGGAAATAGTGAAACATTTTAAAGGAAACTTAGATATTATACATAATGGTATATTAATAGAGGAATATTTAAAAGATGGATACAATATTATTATTGCCATAGATGGAATTACGGGAAATATAATTTTTAGATGTTTGGGTTTAGTTTGCAAAATTCCAGGTTATGGAGCTGTGATTTTATCAGACAAAGACATCAATTTTATAGATACAAGTAGAAACGCTAATTGGGAGAGATATTACAATGCTGTTAAATTTTTATCTGCCCATAAGGACAAAGCTCCCTATTGTATACTTAAATAG
- the wtpB gene encoding tungstate ABC transporter permease WtpB, with amino-acid sequence MEKFDIAMSVFLVMIFLFIFLPIVYMLSNPGDLSQLLDKEVIEAFKTTLLAGAVATLIALIFGIPTGYILARYDFKFKSFIEAVLDLPMAIPHSVIGIIILSFIYGIDIIKFIGRYIVDNFWGIVVVYLFVGIPFMVNSIRDGFLSVDEEIEYVSRTLGASKIRTFFEISLPLIKNNIISGIILSFARGISEVGAILIIAYYPKTVPVLILERFMSFGLDASKPISVGMILVSIALFALLRMFGKMKRDSNT; translated from the coding sequence ATGGAGAAGTTTGATATTGCAATGTCAGTGTTTTTGGTAATGATATTTTTGTTTATATTTTTGCCTATTGTATATATGCTATCAAATCCAGGGGATTTAAGCCAATTATTAGATAAAGAAGTTATAGAAGCATTTAAAACAACACTATTAGCTGGGGCTGTTGCTACTCTAATTGCCTTAATTTTTGGAATTCCTACTGGCTATATTTTGGCAAGGTATGATTTTAAATTTAAAAGTTTTATTGAGGCTGTTTTAGATTTACCAATGGCTATTCCTCATAGTGTTATTGGGATTATAATCCTATCCTTCATTTATGGCATTGATATTATAAAATTTATTGGTAGATACATAGTTGATAACTTTTGGGGCATTGTTGTCGTCTATTTATTTGTAGGAATTCCATTTATGGTTAATAGTATAAGGGATGGATTTTTGAGTGTTGATGAAGAGATTGAGTATGTATCAAGAACATTGGGGGCATCAAAAATAAGGACATTTTTTGAAATATCCTTACCATTAATAAAAAATAATATCATATCTGGAATTATTTTAAGCTTTGCAAGAGGAATTAGCGAAGTTGGGGCAATATTGATAATAGCTTATTATCCAAAAACAGTCCCTGTCTTAATATTGGAGAGATTCATGAGCTTTGGATTGGATGCCTCAAAACCAATATCAGTTGGAATGATTTTGGTTAGCATAGCATTATTTGCATTGCTAAGAATGTTTGGAAAGATGAAAAGGGATAGTAATACTTAG
- a CDS encoding MBL fold metallo-hydrolase produces the protein MRVEIIFLGCGGGRWATITQKKATGGFRIHTNELRMHVDPGPGAIVRLNELKISPWRTNALFISHCHPDHYTDGEIIVEAITQGMTKKRGVFLGSLSVVEGFGEYEHVVSKYHQSKLEKVQVLYPKDEVELYDTTLKATHTKHGDPFGIGFRLSTIYGDIGYTSDTELIPELIEDFDGVRILIANIVRKKNERIKGHLCSNDAIDLINSMSKKPELLIMNHMGVKMTNPQIEAEYISQNTGIEVIPAKLGLKVELLNGKYKYQLIK, from the coding sequence TTGAGGGTGGAGATTATTTTTTTAGGATGTGGTGGTGGAAGATGGGCAACAATAACACAAAAAAAGGCAACAGGAGGGTTTAGAATACATACTAACGAGCTTAGAATGCATGTAGACCCAGGGCCGGGAGCAATAGTAAGATTAAATGAATTAAAGATATCTCCATGGAGAACTAACGCTTTATTTATATCCCACTGCCATCCAGACCACTATACTGATGGAGAGATTATTGTTGAAGCTATAACTCAGGGAATGACAAAAAAGCGAGGAGTTTTTTTAGGTAGTTTATCAGTTGTTGAGGGTTTTGGAGAGTATGAACATGTTGTATCAAAATACCATCAATCTAAGCTTGAAAAAGTTCAAGTTTTATACCCTAAAGATGAAGTAGAGCTATATGACACAACTTTAAAGGCAACGCATACAAAACATGGAGACCCATTTGGTATTGGATTTAGATTATCAACAATTTACGGGGATATTGGTTATACATCAGACACTGAATTAATACCTGAATTGATTGAAGACTTTGATGGTGTTAGGATTTTAATAGCAAATATTGTTAGAAAGAAAAATGAGAGAATTAAAGGGCATCTCTGCTCTAATGATGCCATTGATTTAATAAACTCAATGAGTAAAAAGCCAGAGTTATTGATAATGAACCACATGGGAGTTAAGATGACAAATCCTCAAATAGAGGCAGAATACATTTCCCAAAATACAGGCATAGAGGTTATTCCAGCAAAATTAGGATTGAAAGTTGAGCTTTTAAATGGAAAGTATAAGTATCAGCTAATTAAATAA
- a CDS encoding protease complex subunit PrcB family protein: MKKNMIILFLFMVIFCSITLCGCVSFEKNISEKNKTEHSNTKNNLYANLNTSKNQSIQNTNNNTNNKPNNKTNLSKTLNYEIIAYGAFGEKNRGYYYYYEGNKTVIVINLGEMPTAGYKIEIVNITEANHGITVYYKVIPPKEFATMVITYPYIKLSVNGTYKVECKEVK; this comes from the coding sequence ATGAAAAAGAATATGATTATATTATTTCTGTTTATGGTTATTTTTTGTTCTATAACTTTGTGTGGCTGTGTCTCTTTTGAAAAAAATATCTCTGAAAAAAATAAAACAGAACATTCCAATACAAAAAATAACCTATATGCCAACTTAAATACTTCTAAAAATCAAAGCATCCAAAACACTAACAATAATACAAATAATAAACCCAATAATAAAACCAATCTCTCAAAAACATTAAATTATGAAATAATTGCCTATGGTGCTTTTGGAGAGAAAAATAGGGGATATTATTATTACTATGAAGGGAATAAAACTGTAATAGTCATAAACTTGGGTGAAATGCCAACCGCTGGATATAAAATAGAGATAGTAAATATAACAGAAGCTAATCACGGAATTACAGTTTATTATAAAGTTATTCCTCCAAAGGAATTTGCGACAATGGTTATAACCTATCCCTATATAAAACTATCTGTAAATGGAACGTACAAAGTAGAATGTAAGGAGGTAAAGTAA
- the uppS gene encoding polyprenyl diphosphate synthase, with protein sequence MDNIKNKLKSIGKRAIIDFYRFLDNSGALKIYEKILEESIDKNNLPKHVAIIMDGNRRAAEIYGRDRYYGHYLGAEKVRDVLRWARDLGIKVVTLYAFSTENFKRPREEVDKLMELFEKKFYEIADDEEIHEYEVRVRAIGRIHLLPKNVQKAIKYAEERTKNYNKFFVNVAIAYGGQQEIIDAVKKIAEKVKRGEIKPEDIDKELIDKHLYTADLPFPNPDLIIRTSGEERISNFLIWQSSYSELYFCDIYWPLFRRVDFLRAVREYQRRQRRFGK encoded by the coding sequence TTGGATAATATAAAAAACAAATTAAAGAGTATTGGAAAAAGAGCAATAATTGATTTTTATAGATTTTTAGACAATTCTGGAGCTTTAAAAATTTACGAGAAAATCTTAGAGGAATCAATTGACAAAAACAATCTACCAAAACATGTAGCTATAATAATGGATGGAAATAGAAGAGCTGCTGAAATTTATGGAAGAGACAGATATTATGGCCATTACTTAGGAGCTGAAAAGGTTAGAGATGTTTTAAGATGGGCAAGGGACTTGGGAATAAAGGTTGTAACTTTATACGCCTTTTCTACTGAAAATTTTAAACGTCCAAGAGAAGAAGTTGATAAATTAATGGAATTGTTTGAAAAAAAGTTTTATGAAATTGCGGATGATGAGGAGATTCATGAATATGAAGTTAGAGTTAGAGCCATTGGAAGAATCCACCTATTACCAAAAAATGTTCAAAAAGCGATAAAATACGCTGAAGAGAGGACAAAAAACTACAATAAATTTTTTGTTAATGTAGCTATTGCCTATGGAGGACAGCAAGAGATAATAGATGCTGTAAAAAAGATAGCTGAAAAGGTTAAAAGAGGGGAAATAAAGCCAGAAGATATTGATAAAGAGCTGATAGATAAGCATTTATACACTGCAGATTTGCCATTTCCAAATCCTGATTTGATTATTAGAACTTCTGGGGAGGAGAGAATTAGCAATTTTTTAATTTGGCAGAGTTCTTATTCAGAGTTGTATTTTTGTGATATATACTGGCCGTTATTTAGGAGAGTGGATTTTCTAAGAGCGGTTAGGGAGTATCAGAGAAGACAGCGGAGGTTTGGAAAATGA
- the rrmJ gene encoding 23S rRNA (uridine(2552)-2'-O)-methyltransferase, with amino-acid sequence MGRKDKRWILQRKKDFYYKLAKKLKYRSRASFKLMQLNEKFNVIKPGKIVLDLGCAPGGWMQVAREIVGDKGFIIGIDLQPVKPFEYDNVVAIKGDFTLEESLNKIRELIPNEEKKVDVVISDASPNISGYWDIDHARSIDLVTTALQIATEMLKERGNFVAKVFYGDMIDDYVNLVKKYFEKVYITKPQASRKESAEVYVIAKRYTGKKWEEEDKIKRVKKVEDEENGELLAKKIKEMRKLKSKK; translated from the coding sequence ATGGGTAGAAAAGATAAAAGATGGATTTTGCAGAGAAAGAAGGATTTTTATTACAAATTAGCTAAAAAACTTAAATATCGTTCAAGGGCATCTTTTAAACTCATGCAGTTAAATGAAAAGTTTAATGTTATTAAACCTGGAAAGATAGTTTTAGATTTAGGTTGTGCTCCGGGCGGATGGATGCAAGTGGCGAGAGAGATTGTAGGAGATAAGGGTTTTATTATTGGCATTGACTTACAGCCAGTTAAGCCGTTTGAATATGATAATGTAGTTGCAATAAAAGGAGATTTTACTTTGGAAGAGAGCTTAAATAAAATTAGAGAGCTAATTCCAAACGAAGAAAAAAAGGTGGATGTGGTTATAAGTGATGCATCCCCAAATATAAGTGGTTATTGGGATATAGACCACGCTCGTTCAATAGACTTGGTAACTACCGCCTTACAAATAGCTACTGAGATGCTAAAAGAGAGAGGAAATTTTGTAGCTAAGGTATTTTATGGAGATATGATAGATGACTATGTAAATTTAGTTAAAAAATACTTTGAGAAGGTTTATATTACAAAGCCTCAAGCTTCAAGAAAAGAAAGTGCTGAGGTTTATGTTATAGCCAAGAGATACACTGGAAAAAAATGGGAAGAAGAGGATAAGATAAAAAGGGTCAAAAAAGTTGAAGATGAAGAAAATGGAGAATTATTAGCTAAAAAAATTAAAGAGATGAGGAAATTAAAATCTAAAAAATAA
- a CDS encoding DUF2283 domain-containing protein, which translates to MKIRYDPKSDILYILIKEGDVSDTDEIDEDVWIEYDKDGNIIGIELWNAGEKVIGNILKEIKNLDKAKIA; encoded by the coding sequence ATGAAGATTAGATATGACCCAAAATCAGATATTCTCTATATTTTAATTAAAGAGGGAGATGTTAGTGATACTGATGAGATTGATGAAGACGTTTGGATAGAGTATGATAAAGATGGAAACATAATTGGTATAGAACTATGGAATGCTGGTGAAAAAGTAATTGGTAACATTTTAAAGGAGATTAAAAACTTAGATAAAGCAAAAATTGCCTAA